A single Anopheles arabiensis isolate DONGOLA chromosome 2, AaraD3, whole genome shotgun sequence DNA region contains:
- the LOC120898045 gene encoding forkhead box protein K2-like: MSTTNQIYPNNELPVPVPYNNQYAPSFPFGIVANSSANAYQPSNTVIMSPMYAVFARLICGDQNVLIIGHRVVVGRARRNNAVDFQVARDKLISRKHFILHYSNGVFALEVLSKNGVYLDKLFLPQSDLSYMVPKSCVFKFPSTSTTVFFENLVESAANDGVVMVMNGPTAPSAEAVDLSCNIQHTEDASVNDVVPQDNAIGSEHVDNNQTIGSDIMTPIDKLLLAANVKSEPPAGNSKEVDIPDVPLDCTGSGSPIISEEHQLEAPPDASENESSASYVPTESIEIVKPPYSYAQLIIQAITASPQQQCTLPEIYAYLRANYPFFRQHRQDGWQNSIRHNLSLNRYFIKVPRMTDVAAKGCYWRIDPTCYAALKKKRFQKRLQWRIRAAKAECRSAPVSPYTSDDSNGEPALLPVSAPASPAQTSGTAQDNGYKQYVRTWRNFAVRDRASVGKRLQM; encoded by the coding sequence ATGTCTACTACCAACCAGATCTATCCGAACAATGAGCTTCCGGTGCCAGTTCCATACAACAATCAGTATGCTCCATCCTTCCCGTTCGGAATAGTGGCCAATAGTAGCGCAAACGCCTACCAACCTTCCAATACGGTCATCATGTCCCCCATGTATGCGGTCTTCGCGCGTCTAATCTGCGGAGACCAGAATGTGCTTATCATCGGGCACAGGGTGGTCGTTGGACGCGCCCGCCGGAACAATGCCGTGGATTTCCAGGTAGCCAGGGATAAGTTGATTTCGCGGAAACACTTTATTCTGCATTACTCCAATGGCGTATTCGCGTTGGAGGTGTTAAGCAAGAACGGGGTTTACCTGGATAAGCTTTTTCTGCCACAGAGCGACCTGTCGTACATGGTGCCGAAAAGTTGCGTCTTTAAATTTCCGAGCACGAGTACGACCGTGTTTTTCGAGAATCTTGTTGAGAGCGCGGCAAACGATGGTGTTGTAATGGTTATGAACGGGCCTACGGCACCGAGCGCTGAAGCGGTGGATTTGAGCTGTAACATACAGCATACTGAGGATGCCAGCGTCAACGATGTGGTGCCTCAGGATAATGCAATTGGTAGTGAACACGTGGATAATAATCAGACTATCGGCTCCGATATAATGACTCCGATTGATAAGCTTTTGCTTGCTGCTAACGTCAAATCGGAACCACCGGCCGGCAATTCGAAGGAAGTGGATATCCCGGACGTCCCATTGGATTGTACCGGTAGCGGTTCGCCTATCATCTCCGAAGAGCATCAGCTAGAAGCCCCTCCGGATGCGTCCGAGAACGAATCATCAGCCTCTTACGTGCCGACTGAATCGATCGAAATTGTCAAGCCACCGTACAGCTATGCGCAGCTGATCATCCAAGCCATCACAGCCtcaccgcagcagcagtgcacGCTGCCGGAAATCTACGCCTACCTGCGCGCAAACTATCCCTTCTTTCGGCAGCACCGTCAGGATGGGTGGCAGAATTCGATCCGCCACAATTTGAGCCTGAATCGGTACTTCATCAAGGTGCCGCGCATGACCGATGTGGCAGCGAAAGGTTGCTACTGGCGCATCGATCCGACCTGCTACGCAGCGCTCAAGAAGAAACGCTTCCAGAAGCGCTTGCAATGGCGCATTCGGGCCGCAAAGGCGGAGTGCCGTTCGGCACCAGTGTCTCCGTACACTAGCGACGATTCGAACGGTGAGCCGGCGCTGCTGCCCGTATCAGCACCGGCGTCACCGGCGCAAACGAGTGGCACCGCGCAGGACAACGGCTACAAGCAGTATGTACGCACGTGGCGTAATTTTGCTGTAAGAGATAGAGCATCGGTCGGAAAACGCCTTCAGATGTAA